One Micromonospora craniellae genomic region harbors:
- a CDS encoding transposase family protein produces MIDVPRELVQYLGRLLAAERRARGTRRDTRALTCFHQALLVLIWFRKAEDLTLLAAGFGISRATAYRYRDEGVAVLAAQATDLHTALRRAAADGWSHVILDGKLFDCDRLTETTLSVKGETIDAWYSGKHRDFGANIQAVMRPDGLPIWTSAAMPGHLHDTSCARELGVTAALNWSAAELDLPALADSGYESTGHGIKTPIKQPTDGSRLAPDNRAYNQLLRGLRWQGERGFAILIGRWKTLRHTNISPRRIGDIVAAALHLTHFEYKYLSESC; encoded by the coding sequence ATGATCGATGTCCCCAGGGAACTCGTGCAGTACCTCGGCCGGCTGCTGGCCGCCGAACGCCGAGCCCGCGGAACCCGGCGTGACACCCGCGCCCTGACCTGCTTCCACCAGGCACTTCTCGTGCTCATCTGGTTCCGCAAAGCCGAGGACCTGACCCTGCTGGCCGCCGGATTCGGGATCTCCCGGGCCACCGCCTACCGCTACCGCGACGAGGGCGTAGCCGTACTCGCCGCCCAGGCGACCGACCTGCACACCGCTCTGCGTCGGGCCGCCGCCGACGGCTGGTCCCACGTGATCCTCGACGGCAAACTGTTCGACTGCGACCGGCTCACCGAGACCACCCTGTCGGTCAAGGGCGAGACCATCGACGCCTGGTATTCGGGAAAGCACCGCGACTTCGGCGCGAACATCCAAGCCGTCATGCGCCCGGACGGGCTACCGATCTGGACATCGGCGGCGATGCCCGGGCATCTACACGACACCAGCTGCGCCCGCGAACTCGGCGTCACCGCCGCCCTGAACTGGTCCGCCGCCGAACTCGACCTGCCCGCCCTGGCCGACTCCGGCTACGAAAGCACAGGCCACGGCATCAAGACCCCGATCAAGCAGCCCACCGACGGCAGCCGCCTCGCGCCCGACAACCGCGCCTACAACCAGCTGCTCCGCGGCCTGCGATGGCAAGGCGAACGCGGCTTCGCCATCCTGATCGGACGCTGGAAGACGCTCCGCCACACGAACATCAGCCCACGCCGAATCGGCGACATCGTCGCCGCCGCATTACACCTGACCCACTTCGAATACAAATACCTATCCGAATCTTGTTGA
- a CDS encoding FAD-dependent oxidoreductase, whose amino-acid sequence MIGVTPLFLQSPADGEIEIRRIDSLRQAASTAPVVVNCAGMGARDLVPDLELIPVRGQLVVVENPGITEFFSEETGHSSDLLHYYPQGDAVVFGGASQTGAWGRDPDPRTAEAIIDRCAQVEPRLRRARVLEHRVGLRPTRPCIRLEQERLGGLCVIHNYGHGGAGVSLSWGCALEVAACS is encoded by the coding sequence TTGATCGGAGTTACACCGTTGTTTTTACAGTCCCCAGCCGACGGCGAGATCGAGATCCGTCGGATTGATTCGCTCAGGCAGGCGGCGTCCACGGCTCCTGTCGTGGTCAACTGTGCCGGCATGGGCGCTCGGGACCTCGTACCCGACCTCGAGTTGATACCGGTTCGCGGACAACTTGTCGTAGTCGAGAACCCCGGTATCACCGAGTTCTTTTCCGAGGAGACAGGGCACTCATCCGATCTTCTGCACTACTACCCGCAGGGTGATGCGGTGGTCTTCGGAGGTGCCAGCCAAACAGGCGCGTGGGGCAGAGATCCGGATCCGCGAACGGCTGAGGCAATCATCGACCGCTGCGCTCAAGTTGAGCCACGCCTACGGCGTGCCCGGGTTCTTGAGCACCGCGTCGGCCTTCGCCCCACACGACCCTGCATCCGCCTTGAGCAGGAACGGCTCGGTGGCCTATGCGTGATCCACAACTACGGCCATGGCGGGGCGGGAGTCTCTCTGTCCTGGGGATGTGCACTTGAAGTGGCAGCCTGCAGTTAA
- a CDS encoding group II intron maturase-specific domain-containing protein, whose product MLDEHFTEHWQTNSGTDYQRTKRRRAGLPNYRIVRYADDFVVMVSGSQAHAEALRKEVAEVLAPMGLRLSEAKTKVCHVDEGFDFLGFHIQRRHKRGTGKHVVYTYPSKKALASIVGRVRALTSRSSHPALAVLLRQLNPVLQGWCTYFRYGVSKATFGYLDQYTWHRVVRWLRKRHLRTKMAVLKRRYLPGWRPTEDGVTLFQPQQVTVSRYRYRANNIPTPWARATPGTTG is encoded by the coding sequence GTGCTCGACGAACACTTCACCGAGCACTGGCAGACCAACAGCGGCACCGACTACCAACGGACCAAGCGTCGCCGGGCTGGGCTGCCCAACTACAGAATCGTCCGCTACGCGGACGATTTCGTGGTGATGGTCAGCGGCAGCCAGGCACACGCGGAGGCCCTGCGAAAAGAGGTCGCCGAGGTCCTCGCACCGATGGGCCTGCGCCTGTCGGAGGCGAAGACGAAGGTCTGCCACGTTGACGAGGGCTTCGACTTTCTGGGCTTCCACATCCAGCGGAGGCACAAACGAGGCACCGGTAAGCACGTGGTCTACACCTACCCGTCGAAGAAGGCGCTGGCCTCCATCGTCGGCCGGGTACGCGCGTTGACCAGCAGATCGTCACATCCCGCTCTTGCCGTCCTGCTGCGCCAGCTCAATCCGGTGTTGCAGGGCTGGTGCACCTACTTCCGCTACGGGGTGTCCAAAGCCACCTTCGGCTACCTCGACCAGTACACCTGGCACCGGGTCGTCCGCTGGCTGCGCAAACGACATCTCCGCACGAAGATGGCCGTCCTGAAACGCCGCTACCTACCCGGATGGCGGCCAACCGAGGACGGGGTGACGCTGTTCCAGCCGCAGCAGGTGACGGTCAGCCGTTACCGCTACCGGGCGAACAACATCCCGACGCCCTGGGCAAGAGCAACACCAGGAACAACCGGATAA
- the tnpC gene encoding IS66 family transposase — protein MPADPSQPSYEQLLALNADLFARLDQALGRIAELEADLSTAKCRIADLEAQLKQSSKNSSKPPSTDGLAKPAPKSLRGRSGRGPGRPAGQPGTTLEQVADPDVIVRHTPEVCAGCDNDLAGAAEVSVTRRQVFDIPEPTVVVTEHQIVTLACPCGHRTTGIGPAEATAPAVYGPRIAAIGVYLLHGQFLSIGRTADALRDLFGLPVAAATVTAWVTRTALGIIEQVLPVIRDRIRQAPVVHFDETGMRVEGRLAWLHSASTGTDVLLTAHRRRGAAAIDDAGVLPGFTGVAVHDAWAPYDTYTSANHALCNAHVLRELVYVTDTATGPTADLATQAINALRRLNRLADDAHTGQDTANPDALREQQHLLRSAVVLGAQATAGRDGKLQRKHHALFVRLRDRRDDYLRFVTDPAVPFDNNAAEQTIRMPKLRIKVSGSMRTMTGAEHFAAIRSYTATAIRQGNNMLDALIQAVTGNPWIPATT, from the coding sequence GTGCCCGCCGATCCTTCGCAGCCGTCGTATGAGCAGCTGCTTGCGCTGAACGCGGACCTGTTCGCCCGGTTGGATCAGGCGCTCGGGCGGATCGCGGAGCTGGAGGCTGACCTCAGTACGGCGAAGTGCCGGATCGCTGATCTGGAAGCCCAGCTGAAGCAGTCGTCGAAGAACTCCTCGAAACCGCCGTCGACGGACGGGCTGGCCAAGCCGGCACCCAAATCTTTGCGCGGTAGGTCCGGGCGGGGGCCGGGGCGCCCGGCCGGGCAGCCCGGCACCACTCTGGAGCAGGTCGCCGACCCCGACGTCATCGTGCGGCACACCCCCGAGGTGTGCGCGGGCTGCGACAACGATCTGGCCGGCGCGGCCGAAGTGTCCGTGACCCGGCGGCAGGTGTTCGACATTCCGGAACCGACGGTCGTGGTGACCGAGCATCAGATCGTCACCCTCGCCTGCCCGTGTGGACATCGCACCACCGGCATCGGGCCCGCCGAGGCCACCGCGCCTGCCGTGTACGGGCCGCGGATCGCCGCGATCGGGGTCTACCTGTTGCACGGGCAGTTCCTGTCGATCGGCCGTACCGCCGACGCGCTGCGGGACCTGTTCGGCCTGCCGGTCGCGGCGGCCACGGTCACCGCCTGGGTCACACGCACCGCCCTCGGCATCATCGAGCAGGTGCTGCCGGTGATCCGCGACCGGATCCGGCAGGCGCCGGTCGTGCACTTCGACGAGACCGGGATGCGCGTCGAAGGCCGTCTGGCCTGGCTGCACTCCGCGTCCACCGGCACCGACGTGCTCCTCACGGCGCACCGCAGACGCGGCGCCGCCGCCATTGACGACGCCGGTGTCCTGCCCGGCTTCACCGGTGTCGCCGTGCACGACGCGTGGGCGCCATACGACACCTACACCAGCGCCAACCACGCCCTGTGCAACGCCCACGTGCTGCGTGAACTGGTCTACGTCACCGACACCGCCACCGGCCCCACCGCCGACCTCGCCACCCAAGCCATCAACGCGCTGCGCCGGCTCAACCGCCTGGCCGACGACGCCCACACCGGGCAGGACACAGCGAACCCGGACGCCCTACGCGAGCAGCAGCACCTGCTGCGCTCCGCCGTCGTGCTCGGCGCGCAGGCCACCGCCGGCCGCGACGGCAAACTCCAGCGCAAACACCACGCCCTGTTCGTCCGGCTCCGCGACCGCCGCGACGACTACCTACGATTCGTCACCGACCCGGCCGTCCCCTTCGACAACAACGCCGCCGAACAGACCATCCGTATGCCGAAACTACGGATCAAGGTCTCCGGAAGCATGCGCACCATGACCGGCGCCGAACACTTCGCCGCCATCCGCAGCTACACCGCCACCGCCATCCGCCAAGGCAACAACATGCTCGACGCCCTGATCCAAGCCGTCACCGGAAACCCCTGGATCCCCGCCACCACCTGA
- a CDS encoding IS256 family transposase — MTITTDAVDTAAVPGDEKAKRPRTKTTPGGVDPALVSQLVTQAREQGLQLSGEGGLLQQLTKIVLESALDGEITDHLGYDKHDQAGANSGNSRNGNRSKTVLTDVGPVQIDVPRDRAGSFEPAIVKKRQRRLSGVEDLVLSLSAKGLTTGEISAHLAEVYGAEVSRQTISTITDKVMDGMTEWQNRPLDPVYPVVFLDAINVKIRDGKVANRPIYVALAVTADGHRDILGLWAGDGGEGAKFWLQICTELKNRGVDDVLMAVCDGLTGLPDAIGEVWPRTVVQTCVVHLLRNSFRYAARQHWDAIAKALKPVYTAPTEAAATERFLEFAEAWSSRYPAIVKLWENAWAEFVPFLAFDAEIRRIICSTNAIESVNARIRRAVRARGHFPNEQAALKCVYLAVMSLDPTGQGRKRWATRWKSALNAFDITFDGRLSAGRK; from the coding sequence ATGACGATCACGACCGATGCGGTGGACACTGCCGCTGTGCCCGGTGACGAGAAGGCCAAGCGGCCGCGTACGAAGACGACGCCAGGGGGTGTCGACCCGGCGCTGGTGTCACAGCTGGTGACCCAGGCTCGTGAGCAGGGGCTGCAGCTGTCCGGTGAGGGTGGGCTGCTGCAGCAGCTGACGAAGATCGTGCTGGAGTCGGCCCTCGATGGTGAGATCACCGACCACCTCGGCTACGACAAACACGACCAGGCCGGCGCGAACTCCGGCAACTCCCGCAACGGCAACCGGTCCAAGACGGTGCTCACCGATGTCGGGCCGGTGCAGATCGACGTGCCACGCGATCGAGCGGGCTCGTTCGAACCGGCCATCGTCAAGAAGCGTCAGCGCAGGTTGTCCGGGGTGGAGGACCTGGTGCTGTCGCTGTCGGCGAAGGGCCTGACCACCGGCGAGATCTCCGCGCATCTGGCCGAGGTCTACGGCGCCGAGGTCTCCCGCCAGACGATCTCCACCATCACCGACAAGGTGATGGACGGTATGACCGAGTGGCAGAACCGGCCCCTCGATCCGGTCTACCCGGTGGTCTTCCTCGACGCCATCAACGTCAAGATCAGGGACGGGAAGGTCGCCAACCGGCCGATCTACGTCGCTCTCGCGGTCACCGCCGACGGCCACCGAGACATCCTCGGCCTGTGGGCCGGCGACGGCGGGGAGGGCGCCAAGTTCTGGCTGCAGATCTGCACCGAACTGAAGAACCGGGGCGTCGACGACGTGCTCATGGCCGTCTGTGACGGACTGACCGGCCTGCCGGATGCCATCGGAGAGGTCTGGCCCCGCACCGTGGTCCAGACCTGCGTGGTGCACCTGCTCAGGAACTCGTTCCGCTACGCGGCCCGCCAGCACTGGGACGCGATTGCCAAGGCACTCAAACCGGTCTACACCGCACCGACCGAGGCCGCCGCTACCGAACGATTCCTCGAGTTCGCCGAGGCATGGAGCAGCCGCTACCCGGCGATCGTGAAGCTGTGGGAGAACGCCTGGGCCGAGTTCGTGCCGTTCCTGGCCTTCGACGCCGAGATCCGCCGGATCATCTGCTCCACCAACGCCATCGAAAGCGTCAACGCCCGCATCCGCCGCGCCGTCCGCGCCCGCGGACACTTCCCCAACGAGCAAGCCGCCCTCAAGTGCGTCTACCTCGCGGTGATGAGCCTCGACCCGACCGGGCAAGGCCGCAAACGCTGGGCCACCCGCTGGAAGAGCGCACTCAACGCCTTCGACATCACCTTCGACGGACGCCTGTCCGCCGGCCGCAAGTAG
- a CDS encoding IS1380 family transposase, giving the protein MSKGSGWDQRLVVGAGGKGLVGHAGAVLLRKCADRTGLTSGLNKVLPRGKGPGWWDRGTVLVSLAVAIVLGATSMSDIAVLAHQGLVFGDRPSEPTVRRALAGLDETALKRIGKARAKVRAHVWALLARRPQGFPWLTVAGKLLSGWVVIDLDATLITAHSPKQGAAATFKKGFGFHPLGAWCANTAECLAMLLRPGSAGSNTVADHIRVLGEAIAQLPVAYRRKILIRVDGAGATHDLLEHIEAMNRLWRSVKFTVGWTITDADEIAIEQLPAEAWTDGLAQDGTAVDTAHVAELTGLNQRLENWNGRLRLLVRRTKPSARHAKNLTALEKRTGWRYAIVATNISRIAGVPGSHQPQWIDALHRSHAGVEDKVRTNKAMGLRNLPSKAWTVNRGWVLAANIAADITSWTRLLGLHDQDDLAHAEPATLRYRLLHLPAKLAAHARRRVLSIPETWPWADAFTLCWQRLTLLPLTT; this is encoded by the coding sequence GTGAGTAAGGGTAGCGGGTGGGATCAGCGGCTGGTCGTCGGCGCGGGCGGGAAGGGTCTGGTCGGTCACGCGGGTGCGGTCCTGCTGCGCAAATGCGCAGATCGGACCGGTCTGACCAGCGGTTTGAACAAGGTGCTACCGCGCGGCAAGGGCCCTGGGTGGTGGGATCGCGGCACGGTCCTGGTCTCACTCGCGGTCGCGATCGTGCTCGGCGCCACGAGCATGTCCGACATCGCGGTCCTCGCCCATCAGGGATTGGTCTTCGGTGATCGGCCGTCGGAGCCAACCGTCCGGCGAGCGTTGGCCGGTCTCGACGAGACCGCGCTGAAACGGATCGGCAAAGCGCGGGCGAAGGTCCGCGCTCACGTATGGGCCCTGCTCGCCCGCCGCCCGCAAGGGTTCCCGTGGCTGACGGTGGCGGGCAAGCTGCTGTCCGGGTGGGTGGTCATCGATCTGGACGCCACCCTGATCACCGCTCACTCACCGAAGCAGGGTGCGGCGGCCACGTTCAAGAAGGGTTTCGGGTTCCATCCGCTCGGTGCGTGGTGTGCGAACACCGCGGAATGCCTGGCCATGCTGCTGCGGCCCGGCAGTGCCGGCTCGAATACGGTCGCCGATCACATCCGGGTTCTCGGTGAGGCGATCGCTCAGTTGCCGGTCGCCTACCGGCGCAAGATTCTGATCAGGGTCGATGGGGCCGGTGCCACCCACGACCTGCTCGAGCACATCGAGGCGATGAACCGGCTGTGGCGCAGCGTGAAGTTCACCGTCGGCTGGACGATCACCGACGCCGACGAGATCGCGATCGAGCAACTGCCTGCTGAAGCGTGGACCGACGGCCTCGCCCAGGACGGCACGGCCGTCGACACCGCGCATGTCGCGGAACTGACCGGCCTCAACCAGCGCCTGGAGAACTGGAACGGCCGGCTACGGCTGCTCGTGCGGCGCACGAAGCCGTCGGCCCGGCACGCGAAGAATCTCACCGCGCTGGAGAAGCGGACCGGCTGGCGGTACGCGATCGTCGCCACCAACATCAGCCGGATCGCCGGGGTGCCGGGCTCGCACCAGCCGCAATGGATCGACGCTTTGCATCGTTCGCACGCAGGAGTGGAAGACAAGGTGCGCACGAACAAGGCCATGGGCCTGCGGAACCTGCCGTCGAAGGCCTGGACCGTCAACCGCGGCTGGGTCCTCGCCGCCAACATCGCCGCGGACATCACTTCCTGGACCCGGTTGCTCGGCCTGCACGACCAGGACGACCTCGCCCACGCCGAACCCGCAACACTGCGTTACCGGCTGCTGCACCTGCCCGCGAAACTGGCCGCCCACGCCCGCCGGCGTGTCCTGTCCATCCCCGAGACCTGGCCGTGGGCCGACGCGTTCACCCTCTGCTGGCAGCGCCTCACCCTGCTACCACTGACAACCTGA
- a CDS encoding NUDIX domain-containing protein, with translation MAPVVRRSARAIAVDDLGRLVLIKRTRPGSLPYWTTPGGGVEPDDLSMTATLTRELREELGAEADIAQQVLILSEQTDEGMLVQHFFLCHIRTIDLARRCGPEFEDPSRGLR, from the coding sequence ATGGCGCCAGTAGTGCGGCGGTCTGCCCGAGCGATCGCCGTAGACGATCTCGGACGCCTGGTGCTCATCAAACGGACACGTCCTGGCTCACTCCCGTACTGGACCACGCCGGGAGGCGGCGTCGAGCCAGACGACCTGTCCATGACGGCCACGCTGACCCGCGAACTGCGCGAAGAACTCGGCGCGGAAGCGGACATCGCTCAGCAGGTCCTCATCCTCTCCGAACAAACGGACGAGGGAATGCTGGTACAGCACTTCTTCCTCTGCCACATTCGCACGATCGACCTCGCCCGGCGCTGCGGCCCGGAATTCGAGGACCCCTCCCGCGGCCTGAGGTGA
- the ltrA gene encoding group II intron reverse transcriptase/maturase: protein MFQHLSSYWNRMSSGSYFPGPVRAVEIPKKGGVRILGIPNVVDRVAQTVAVLVLEPEVEKVFHDDSYGYRPGRSPIDAIRVCRQRCFKKDWVVDLDVKAFFDSVRWDLMLKAVARHTTHPWVMLYVERWLRAPMLMPDGTLTHRNKGTPQGGPISPLIANIFLHYGFDTWMGREFPGVGFERFADDVVVHCVTERQAQQVRQAIDRRFADIGLQLHPDKTRIVYCKDDRRRLDYELVTFTFCGYAFRPRKAWDKTQCRSVKASVLVSAVS from the coding sequence ATGTTCCAGCACCTATCCAGTTACTGGAACCGTATGTCGTCGGGCAGCTATTTCCCCGGCCCGGTCCGGGCGGTGGAGATCCCGAAGAAGGGTGGGGTCAGGATTCTGGGCATTCCCAATGTGGTCGACCGGGTGGCGCAGACGGTGGCGGTGCTGGTGTTGGAGCCGGAGGTGGAGAAGGTGTTCCACGACGACTCCTACGGATATCGTCCCGGACGGTCCCCGATCGATGCGATTCGGGTGTGTCGGCAGCGGTGTTTCAAGAAGGACTGGGTCGTCGATTTGGACGTCAAGGCCTTTTTCGACTCCGTGCGGTGGGATTTGATGCTCAAGGCGGTGGCGCGTCACACGACTCACCCGTGGGTCATGCTGTATGTGGAGCGCTGGTTGAGAGCGCCGATGCTGATGCCCGACGGGACCCTGACCCATCGGAACAAGGGGACACCGCAGGGTGGTCCGATCTCCCCGTTGATCGCCAACATTTTTCTGCACTACGGCTTCGACACCTGGATGGGCCGTGAGTTTCCCGGGGTCGGGTTCGAGCGGTTCGCAGACGATGTGGTGGTCCACTGCGTGACCGAACGTCAGGCGCAACAGGTGCGTCAGGCGATCGATCGTCGGTTCGCGGACATCGGGTTGCAGTTGCACCCCGACAAGACGCGCATCGTGTACTGCAAAGACGACCGGCGCCGTCTCGACTACGAGCTGGTGACGTTCACGTTCTGCGGGTACGCGTTTCGTCCCCGGAAGGCATGGGACAAGACCCAATGCCGTTCAGTTAAGGCATCAGTGCTGGTCAGCGCGGTGAGCTGA
- a CDS encoding FAD-dependent oxidoreductase produces the protein MSRSDLDALVIGAGVSGLTTAVCLAEAGKRVKIWAAEPPEQSTSYAAGAMWGPHLVEPVDRVRVWSAQTLNVLRKLATEPATGVRLVAGIEASRQPVDPPEWSSQLDGFRMCEPNELPDGLVVGWRYTAPLINMPVYLGYLRQRLTAADGSVKLTV, from the coding sequence ATGAGCCGCAGCGACCTCGACGCCCTCGTCATCGGCGCGGGCGTATCCGGCTTAACCACCGCTGTCTGCCTCGCCGAAGCCGGTAAACGGGTCAAGATCTGGGCAGCCGAACCACCCGAGCAGAGCACCTCCTACGCCGCCGGAGCGATGTGGGGCCCCCATCTCGTCGAACCCGTCGACCGGGTACGCGTCTGGAGCGCCCAGACCCTCAATGTCCTACGGAAACTCGCCACCGAACCAGCGACCGGCGTGCGCCTCGTCGCCGGCATCGAGGCATCCCGCCAACCCGTCGATCCGCCAGAGTGGAGCAGTCAGCTCGACGGATTCCGGATGTGCGAGCCGAACGAACTCCCAGACGGCCTCGTCGTCGGGTGGCGATACACCGCACCGCTGATCAACATGCCGGTCTACCTTGGCTACCTGCGCCAGCGGCTGACCGCAGCCGACGGGTCTGTCAAGTTAACGGTGTAA
- a CDS encoding transposase: MSKKPAKYSPELRAEAVRSVVEGRRTYAEVARDFGLVAETVRNWVIAEKKRNPGQTDETRDAIDRARVAEMERRIRELEQENAFLKKAAAFFAREQR; this comes from the coding sequence GTGAGCAAGAAACCTGCGAAGTATTCGCCTGAGTTGCGGGCAGAAGCGGTGCGTTCGGTGGTCGAGGGTCGGCGTACCTATGCTGAGGTTGCGCGTGATTTCGGTCTGGTCGCCGAGACAGTCCGGAACTGGGTGATCGCCGAGAAGAAGCGTAATCCTGGGCAGACCGACGAGACGCGGGATGCGATCGATCGGGCGAGGGTCGCGGAGATGGAACGGCGTATCCGTGAGCTGGAGCAGGAGAACGCTTTCTTGAAAAAAGCTGCGGCCTTCTTCGCGAGAGAACAACGATAA
- a CDS encoding transposase family protein, which translates to MIAYRAMIDVPRELVQHLARLLYVQRRACGTRRGTRALTCFYQALMVLVWFRKGEDMTLLAAGFGISRATAYRYRDEGITVLAAQAADLHTALRRAAADGWSHVILDGKLFDCDRLTETTLSVKGETIDAWYSGKHRDFGANIQAIMRPDGLPIWTSEAMPGHLHDTSCARDLGITAALNWSAAELDLPALADSGYESTGHGIKTPIKQPTDGSRLAPDNRAYNRLLRGLRWQGERGFAILIGRWKTLRHTNISPRRIGDIVTAALHLTHFEYKYLSESC; encoded by the coding sequence GTGATTGCCTATCGTGCCATGATCGACGTCCCGAGGGAACTCGTGCAGCATCTCGCGCGGCTGCTGTACGTGCAGCGCCGGGCCTGCGGCACTCGCCGTGGCACTCGTGCGTTGACCTGCTTCTACCAGGCCCTGATGGTGCTCGTGTGGTTCCGCAAGGGTGAGGACATGACCTTGCTGGCAGCCGGCTTCGGTATCTCCCGGGCGACGGCGTACCGCTACCGCGACGAGGGCATCACGGTGCTCGCCGCCCAGGCGGCCGACCTGCACACCGCTCTGCGTCGGGCCGCCGCCGACGGCTGGTCCCACGTGATCCTCGACGGCAAACTGTTCGACTGCGACCGGCTCACCGAGACCACCCTGTCGGTCAAGGGCGAGACCATCGACGCCTGGTACTCCGGAAAACACCGCGACTTCGGCGCGAACATCCAAGCGATCATGCGTCCAGACGGGCTGCCGATCTGGACCTCGGAAGCGATGCCCGGACATCTACACGACACCAGCTGCGCCCGCGACCTCGGGATCACCGCCGCCCTGAACTGGTCCGCCGCCGAACTCGACCTGCCCGCCCTGGCCGACTCCGGCTACGAAAGCACAGGCCACGGCATCAAGACCCCGATCAAGCAGCCCACCGACGGCAGCCGCCTCGCACCCGACAACCGCGCCTACAACCGACTGCTCCGCGGCCTGCGATGGCAAGGCGAACGCGGCTTCGCCATCCTGATCGGACGCTGGAAGACGCTCCGCCACACGAACATCAGCCCACGCCGAATCGGCGACATCGTCACCGCCGCATTACACCTGACCCACTTCGAATACAAATACCTATCCGAATCTTGTTGA
- a CDS encoding IS3 family transposase, whose protein sequence is MSERYALVAAEKAAFDVTMMCRLVGVSRSGFYEWLDRPPSAGERRRVELTAMIEAVFIGSGRTYGYRRVHAELVRGGVEVDDDLVRRLMGAKGLVPVQVKRRRGLTVPDRAAGPIPDLVGRDFTATVPGVKMVGDITQIDTGEGPLYLASVIDCYSKSVIGWAVDERYPASLVCAAVDMAARRVPLPDGAVFHSDRGSQYTSGDFAATLARHEIRQSVGRTGICFDNAMAESFFGKLKTEWVHHRVFATRADARREIIRFIEGFYNRRRLHSGLGYRPPAEVLDEWFANRQVA, encoded by the coding sequence ATAAGCGAGCGTTACGCGCTTGTCGCTGCGGAGAAGGCTGCCTTCGACGTGACGATGATGTGCCGCCTGGTCGGTGTTTCCCGGTCCGGTTTCTACGAATGGCTGGATCGGCCGCCGTCGGCCGGAGAGCGACGTCGTGTGGAGTTGACCGCGATGATCGAAGCCGTGTTTATCGGCTCGGGCCGCACGTACGGGTATCGGCGTGTGCACGCCGAGCTCGTCCGCGGTGGGGTCGAGGTCGACGATGACCTGGTGCGGCGGCTGATGGGAGCGAAGGGGCTGGTGCCGGTGCAGGTGAAGCGGCGGCGAGGGCTGACCGTGCCGGACCGTGCTGCGGGGCCGATCCCGGACCTGGTCGGCCGGGACTTCACCGCGACGGTGCCGGGCGTGAAGATGGTTGGCGACATCACCCAGATCGATACCGGCGAGGGGCCGTTGTATCTGGCTTCGGTTATCGATTGCTATTCGAAGAGTGTTATCGGGTGGGCGGTCGACGAGCGTTACCCGGCTTCTTTGGTGTGCGCTGCCGTGGACATGGCAGCGCGGCGTGTTCCGCTGCCGGACGGGGCTGTTTTTCATTCCGATCGCGGCAGCCAGTACACGTCCGGCGACTTCGCGGCCACGCTTGCCCGACACGAGATTCGGCAATCAGTCGGGCGGACCGGCATCTGTTTCGATAATGCCATGGCCGAGTCGTTCTTCGGGAAACTGAAGACCGAGTGGGTACATCATCGTGTGTTCGCTACCCGGGCTGACGCACGCCGCGAGATCATCCGGTTCATCGAGGGCTTCTACAACCGGCGTCGGTTGCATTCCGGCCTTGGCTATAGACCGCCGGCCGAAGTTCTCGATGAATGGTTTGCTAATCGTCAAGTCGCATGA